DNA sequence from the Geobacter sp. AOG2 genome:
CAAAGCAATTCCAGTTTTTTTTCAACCGCCTTAGGCGCCAGTGAGCGCAGCACCTGCCCCATAACCGTACGCAGCAGAAAGGGGGACTCATCCAGTTCTATCCTGCCTGCCTCAATTTTGGAAAAGTCGAGAATATCATTAATGATAACCATCAGGCTGTCGGCCGAGTCCATAATGGCACGGTGAAACTGGCGCTCCTGGGCGGGGGTAAGCCCGCCGGCGAGCAGAAGATCGGTCATCCCCATGATTCCGTTCATGGGGGTCCTGATCTCGTGGCTCATGTTGGCAAGAAAGGCACTCTTGGCACGGCTGGCCTCTTCGGCCAGTTCCCGGGCGATGGCCAGGTCGCGGGTCCGCTCCTGAACCCTCTCTTCAAGGGTTGCCATGTTTTCGTGCAGTTTGGCATTGAGAGTTGTGCTCTCCAGGGCGTGGGCACAGGTGTACAGTACGATGGAGATGGCATTGAGGGCTGCGGCATCCACTGCGGCAGAATCTCCGGGCAGGATGGCCGCAAACATCCCCAGAATTCGGGAACGGGTGGCAATGCTGTGCAGAAGCAGGGTACGGTTGTCGGCAAGCGGCACCAGGATGGCTTGGTTGCGGTTCAAGGCCCAGGCAAAGGTCCCGTCCATGATCTTTGCCTCGATCTCCGATTGAATCTCTTTCCTGGCATCCTTGGGCTCCCATGATGACAGCTCGAAGCTGCCGTCTTCCATCGCCTCAAGACATCCCGTTTTCCGGCATGCTAGTATCCGGCAAACCTGGACCTGGGTAGCGCGGAAGATGTCTGAAAAATCCTTGGCCCGGTTAAGGTCTCCGTGAAAATCCAGGCTCGACGCAAGCATGTCGAGGATTGACATGTAACGCCGGTTGGCCTCTTCCAGATACTGGACACGCTCTTTGAGAAATTCATGGGAGAGAGGAGGGATCTTTTCTTTCATTGCCCCTCCATCAGGATATCGAAGGTCTCCTCGATCTGCGGTTCCGACTGTTTCAGGATCGTTGCCAGGGTGTTTACCGGCATGCCGAGGCGTTCCCATGCCGCCGGCTCAAATGAGGAGACGCACCATTCGCCGCTGACACCGAATTCGAAGGCTTGGCAGATGATTTCCGCCAGATGGACGATAGCGGCTTCCAATGGGAATTGCGCGGCGGCGCGGGGAGCATGGTGACAGGCCACCGGTTCGAAGATATTGGCCGGAAGCTTCCAGGCCTGCAAAAGCGCACCCCCTAGGTCGGCATGGTCAAATCCCAGCAGACTCCGTTCGGTGTGGTGATACTGCTCCTGGCGCGACCGGCTGAGTGCCAGCAATTCGCCGACCGTGTCCGGTATGGCCGAGCACATGATCAATTGCCCCACATCGTGGAGGATTCCGGCCACGAAGAAACGCTCCACATTGCTTTCACGCAGACAGGCCGCCAGGTTGCGGGCGATGATGCCGCAGGCGATGCTGTGCCGCCAGAAAAGAGCCATATTCATCAATTCTTCGGAGATGCCCTTGAAAACCCCCATGGCAGAGGCGGCAAAAGCCAGGTCGCGTAGTTGTTGCGTACCGATAATAGTCACTGCTTTAGTGATGGAGTCAACCTTGGCGTAATACCCGAACATCGGGCTGTTGGCGAGCTTGAGGATACGCGCGGTCAGGCCCTGATCCTCGATGATTATCTTGGCGATATCGGCGATGGAACTGCGTGGATGATTGATGGCCTCATTGAAACGTTCGTAGAAATAGGGGAGGGAGTAGACGGTCCGCGTCTGCTCAACGAGCTGCTCCAGGGTGATGGGGGCACGATCAGAAAAGGCCATGGGAGGCCTTCCTCAACGCGGCGAGGCGAAGCAGTTCGCGCATGACCGGGTGGTGCAAGTCACTATTGCAAAAAAGCGGTGCGAGGGCCGCTATGGCGGAGTCCAACTGCTCCTGAGTGATCTCCGCAGGAAGATGGCTACCCTGGTTGTCATCCTCACCCCCGACGATGTCCACCTCCATGACGCCCCATGTGCGCAAGACGACGAGATGCTTCTGGCTCAATTCCACTCCTGCGCCCAACAGCAATCTTCCGGCGCGGTCGTGAACATCGTTTGCCAGGGTCATGCCCACTTCAAGGTTGTCGATTTGGGTTAATCCCACAAGTTAGTATCCCTAGGTAAACCGGCAAAATCACTGGTCACGGCGTTCTTTCGCTTGGGGATGCATCCAGCATTTACCCCGCTCTTTTATAGCACTGTGTTCCATTGAACTCAAGTTATTGGCACTGTGTCATACCGTAATTTTGTAGATTACGGCAACTGGGTACAAACGATTTACCCCAGTTCCTTACGTTGCTACGTACACACCCTGCCGGTGATCCCATGGCCACGCAATGTCTCGGCGACAGCGACAAATTATCAGTATTATTCACCAACGTGTCACACAATCTTGCACGGGATGCTCTCATCCTCTGCACATGAGTAGACGGCGCATAATCGGTGGTAGCCGTCCGCAATGATCACCCTGCCATTGTGCTCATCCCTAACCAGCAGGATGGGTGATAACGACTTCCCATCCTCAATTTTTCTGCGGTCCTTCTCTACATGGGAATTGCTGACTCCCAACAGTGATAACCCGGAGGCCCTGAATATGTCCTTGGCCTTGAACCGGGACACTGGAGTAACCTTCAGCTTGCTTATGATGCTCTTCACGGTCGCAGTATCATAGATCAGGCTGAGATACGATTCAGCCGCGGGGTAATCCTTTTCCTCCGGTTCTTGCAGCCATTTGATCTCGCTCGGTCTTTCCATGACGTGGCTCCTTTACGTGCTCCTTTACGTGCTCCTTGAAATCGGCCAGCTTCTTTAACATTCAGGTTACGCAAAGGTTATTTTGTTGTAAAGATTGAAACGCGGGCCGCCTGCAGACACCAAGACGCTTGATGGAGATTGCGGCTTTTGATACGCTGAACCTCAATTAATCCGGGAGGGAGTGAATATCTTGACGACTATCATGAGGGGACACGGGCTTCTTCTGGCCACTATGCTCATCCTGTGCCTGATGCCACTCGCCACTTCCTTCGCCGGTATTCCGGTTACGACGGTGACGCGCTACAAGGTCTCCGCCAAGGGATTTTCCATTGGCGATGTTATTACAACCCAGCGCATGACTGATGACGGGGGCGCCTCCAAAGTACAGTTCGAAACCAAAACCGAGGTCCGAGCATCCTTCCTCTGGATGGGGTACCGGCTTTCCTCCACCGAGAAAGGAACTCTGCTTAAAGGCCGCTTGGTCAGCTATTTTCATGAGCGCAAGGAGAACGGCGCCACGGTTGATGTCGAGGGCCGGCTTGAGAATGGGGCCTTCCGTTTTGATGTCCGTGAACATGGTGTTGCCCGCACTATTGTCATTCCCCGAAGCAGCTATGATTACACCACCATGGAATGTCCCGAAGCCCAGCTTGATTTTTCGGAAAGGCCGCATATCACCCTGAGAGTTCTGGATGTGGAAAAAATGGTTGTGGTTAAGCGGGATTACCTGCTTGTGCGCAATGCCTCCTGTACTGTTGCCGGGAAAGAGTACCCCTGCCGGATCGTGGATTTTTCGGACCTGAACAAAAGCGCCAGGCGCTGGATCGCCTGGGACGGTGCGGCGGTTGTTATGTACCGCCAGGACGGCAAGGGAGGGAAACACTCTTACTCTGTCCAGGCGACATCTGTTACCAAGGAGATGTGAGGCCGATTTTAGCCTTGATGCGGAATCGGTATAATCCATTTTTGCAACCCGTCGGCCTGATGGTGGGAAAATGCGTATTCACCCCTGAACCTGAAATTTTGTGTTGACAACATTGTTGCTGCTCTTCTATATTGAATTTCAAGTTCAACAAGGGGGCGGAATGATCCTCGAAAAGAAAAAGGCATTTAACGAATTTGCTACGGCCAAAGGACTCCGCTCCACCCGCCAACGGGACATCATCCTTGACTTCTTTCTCTCCACTCACCAGCATGTAAGTGTTGAGGAGTTGTACCTGAAGATCAAAGCCAGCCACCCTGGTATCGGCCACGCCACAGTCTACCGCACCCTCAAGCTGTTCACCGAGGCGGGCTTGGCCCGCGAGATCCTGCTGCATGACGGCCAGACCCGCTATGAACATGCATTGGCCGGCGAGCATCACGACCATTTGGTCTGTACGGGGTGCAACGCGATCATCGAGTTCGAAGACGAGACTATCGAGAAGTTACAGATGGAGATAGCGACACGTCACGGATTCACGATTAGAAGCCATAAGCTGGAAATCTACGGATTGTGCGCGGCATGTAGGGCCAAATAGCAATTTTTTTTACAATATA
Encoded proteins:
- a CDS encoding HDOD domain-containing protein, with translation MAFSDRAPITLEQLVEQTRTVYSLPYFYERFNEAINHPRSSIADIAKIIIEDQGLTARILKLANSPMFGYYAKVDSITKAVTIIGTQQLRDLAFAASAMGVFKGISEELMNMALFWRHSIACGIIARNLAACLRESNVERFFVAGILHDVGQLIMCSAIPDTVGELLALSRSRQEQYHHTERSLLGFDHADLGGALLQAWKLPANIFEPVACHHAPRAAAQFPLEAAIVHLAEIICQAFEFGVSGEWCVSSFEPAAWERLGMPVNTLATILKQSEPQIEETFDILMEGQ
- a CDS encoding DUF3108 domain-containing protein gives rise to the protein MTTIMRGHGLLLATMLILCLMPLATSFAGIPVTTVTRYKVSAKGFSIGDVITTQRMTDDGGASKVQFETKTEVRASFLWMGYRLSSTEKGTLLKGRLVSYFHERKENGATVDVEGRLENGAFRFDVREHGVARTIVIPRSSYDYTTMECPEAQLDFSERPHITLRVLDVEKMVVVKRDYLLVRNASCTVAGKEYPCRIVDFSDLNKSARRWIAWDGAAVVMYRQDGKGGKHSYSVQATSVTKEM
- a CDS encoding Fur family transcriptional regulator, translated to MILEKKKAFNEFATAKGLRSTRQRDIILDFFLSTHQHVSVEELYLKIKASHPGIGHATVYRTLKLFTEAGLAREILLHDGQTRYEHALAGEHHDHLVCTGCNAIIEFEDETIEKLQMEIATRHGFTIRSHKLEIYGLCAACRAK